The Syntrophobacterales bacterium region CAGGTACCACTTGCTGAAGAAACCGGCTGTGGGCGGCAGGCCGATCATCGAAAGAGCGGCTAACGTAAAGGCGGCCGTTGTCCAGGGCAGTTTTTTCCGGCATTCGGAGTCCATCTTTTCGATATCGGAATGACCCAGCTTTTTTCTCAGGTTGGCGGCAACAAGAAACAATGAGCCTTTCATGAAGGCATGATTCAGAATATGCAGCACCGCGCCGATATAGCCCAGCGGATTGGCCAGCCCTATCCCCAGACCGATATAACCGATTTGCGCGACACTGCTATAGGCAAGCATCCTCTTTAGCTCTTTCTGGGCGATCGCCATAACGGAACCGTAGATAATGCCTGCTGCCGAAAGCCAGGCAATAAAATCGGCAATGGGGAACGCCTTATCGACAAAAGGAGCGCCAAAGACAAAAAACATTATTCGGATAATTACGTACGCGCCTATTTTAGTGCCGATTGGGGCGATCAGCGCCGAAGAGGTGGAAGGGGCATAGGTATATGAGTCGGGCAGCCAGCCGTGGAGCGGAAAAATCGCCATCTTGATACCGATGCCTGTCACCATGAGCAAAAGGGCAACGTTGACAGCAGAATTCGGACCAAGCAGGGGAAGGATCGCCTTCACATCGGCCATATTCAGCGAACCGGTTGCCATGTAAAGAAATCCTATGCCGATAAGGTAGAAGGAAGCGCCAATTGTTCCCATGATCAGGTACCGAAAGGCTGCAACCGGCGCCTTCTTTTCGCCGATGCCGATCAGACCATAGGCCGAAAGCGAAAATATTTCTATAAAGACATAGAGATTGAATAGATCGCCCGTGATGATTATGCCGTTTGCGCCGCAGAGAAAAAGCAGGACCAGGGCATAATACGGAACCGGCTTCTCGTTAATTTCCGACGTCTGCAGGCCGCTTGAATGCCAGATAACAAAAAGGGCAACAACATTCACCACCAGGGCAATAAACGCCGAAAGGGGATCAAGGACATACTCGATGCCGAGGGGAGGAATCCAGCCGCCGAAATGATAAGAGATGCGGGCGCCGCTGAGAATCCTGGTAAGATTGTAACAAGC contains the following coding sequences:
- a CDS encoding monovalent cation/H+ antiporter subunit D family protein, with amino-acid sequence MIPNSPALIPLALLATAISIPVLALKKEKLAFPLAATASFFSVVVACYNLTRILSGARISYHFGGWIPPLGIEYVLDPLSAFIALVVNVVALFVIWHSSGLQTSEINEKPVPYYALVLLFLCGANGIIITGDLFNLYVFIEIFSLSAYGLIGIGEKKAPVAAFRYLIMGTIGASFYLIGIGFLYMATGSLNMADVKAILPLLGPNSAVNVALLLMVTGIGIKMAIFPLHGWLPDSYTYAPSTSSALIAPIGTKIGAYVIIRIMFFVFGAPFVDKAFPIADFIAWLSAAGIIYGSVMAIAQKELKRMLAYSSVAQIGYIGLGIGLANPLGYIGAVLHILNHAFMKGSLFLVAANLRKKLGHSDIEKMDSECRKKLPWTTAAFTLAALSMIGLPPTAGFFSKWYLALGAVDKGNWLFLAVIMASSLLNAVYFFRILENIYLKSPPDRATEAGNAPENATNEVTIAGGENFSLTIPVVVLSFSLIFIGLFNSAIVKGIIQNIIPAGM